The stretch of DNA CCAGGACTGCGATTCCGGCGTTCACCACCAGGATGTCGAGGGGCCCCTGGCCGGCGATCACCTCGCCCACCGCGCGGGTGTCGGCGCTGTCGGCCTGCAGGCTCTTGGCCCCGGTCCTGCCCGCCAGGGCCTCTGCCGCGGTGGCCGAGCCGGCGTAGGTGAAGGTGGTCTCAGCACCTTCCGCCGTCAGCCGCTCGACGATGGCCGCGCCAATGCCGCGGCTGCCGCCCAGAACCAGGGCCCTTTTCCCGGTGAGACTCGCCATGATGGTCGCTCCTTGCCGAAATTGATAATGACCACTACATATATCGGGCAGCAGCGCCTGCAAGCGATTTTTATAATGACCGATAAAAAAAAATGTCCAGGCCCCGGACGGCCGCGTGGTTTCGACCCGGACGCCGCGGTCGAGATCGCCACGAAGCTCTTCCACGAGCGCGGCTACGACGGCGTCGGTGTCGCCGAGCTTTGCGAGGCGATCGGGGTCAAGCCGCCGAGTCTCTACGCCGCCTTTGGCAGCAAGCTGGGCCTCTTCGAGCGGGCGGTGGCGCTCTACCTGGCGGAGGGCGGCCGCTTCATGGCCGAGGCGCTTTCGGCCGAGACCGGCCTCGCGGAGACCCTGCGCGGCCTGCTGCTTCGGGCGGCGGAGACCTATACGGCCGGGGACTGCCCGCCCGGCTGCCTGGTGATGGACGGCGCGAGCCGCTCCGCGGATCCGGAGGCCCGCGACCTGACCGCGGCCCTGAAACGCCAGGCGCGATCGATGATCCGCGACCGGATACGGCGGGACTGTCCCCGAGAGGCGGGCGCGCTCGCCGACTACGTCATGGTCGCGCTCTACGGGCTCTCTGCGGCCGCCCGCGACGGCATGTCGCGCAAGGCCCTGCGCGGAGTCGCGGCGGGCTTCGCGACCGAGCTCACCCGCCGCCTTGACGCCGCCGACTAGAGCACGATGATATGAGGTTGAACCAACCTCATATCTGAATCGTGCTCTAATCTGTTGAAGTAGAGCGGGATTCAGATTTGAAGTCCAATTAACTTCAAATCATCCCGCTCTAGGGCGAACTGCGGCGCCTCTGCCTTGAAATTGCCGCTTCCCAGCCGTCCTCTGTGACGCTAAGGATGCAGGGATGCAACGCGGTGTCATTTGAGACCGGCAACAAAGCCGGCGAGCGACCGGACGAGAGGGTCATGCTTTTCCATGAAACGACGGACTCACGGCCTGTTCCCGGGCGGCGGGCCTGCCTGCGCGGCCTGGTGGGACTGACCGGCGGCCTGGCGCTCGGCGCCCTTCCCCTGAGTGGTTCCTTGGCGGCGGCGCGCCTGCCGGAACCCCGCAAGCTCTCCTTCCAATCCCTGCACACCGGCGAGCGCCTGACCGCGACCTACTTCCGGGATGGCCGCTACGATCCGCTCGCCCTGGCTGAGATCGACGAGCTGTTGCGCGACTGGCGCAGCGGCGAGGTCCGGCCCATGGACCGCGCCCTTCTGGACCAGCTTGCCGCCCTGCAGGAGGCTTTGGGCAGCGGCGGCACCTTCGAGGTCATCTCCGGCTATCGCTCGCCCACGACCAACGGCAAGCTCGCCGCCCAGAGCAGCGGCGTCGCCAAGCGCAGCCTGCACATGCGTGGCCGGGCGATCGACGTCCGCCTCTCCGACCGCAGGCTCGCGGAGGTGCACGACGCCGCCCTGCGGCTGCGGGCCGGCGGCGTCGGGCTCTACACCAGGTCCGACTTTCTCCATTTGGACACCGGCCGGGTCCGCCGCTGGGGGCGCTGAGCACAGGTGTCGCGGCAAGGTTTCCTCTCGCGGCGGCTTTGCCTATGATGCCCGCTCCTCTGGGGCCGCCGTCGCGGACCCGGGAGCCAGGGGAGTTAGGGACATGGAGCCTTTCACCAAGCTGACCGCGGTCGCGGCGCCGCTGCCGATGGTCAACGTCGACACCGACAAGATCATCCCGGCGCGCTACCTCAAGACCATCAAGCGCAGCGGCCTCTCCGAGGGCCTGTTCCGCGACCTGCGCACCGACGCCGACGGCCAGCCGAACGACTTCGTCCTGAATCAGCCGGCCTATAAGGGCGCGCAGATCCTGGTCGCCGGCGACAACTTCGGCTGCGGCTCCAGCCGCGAGCACGCGCCCTGGGCCCTGCTCGACGCCGGCATCCGCTGCGTCATCTCGACCAGCTTTGCCGACATCTTCTACAACAACTGCTTCAAGAACGGGATCCTGCCCATCGTCGTCTCCAAGGAGGAGCTCGACAAGCTGATGGACGACGCAGAGCGGGGCGCCAACGCGACCCTGACCGTCGACCTCGAGGCCCAGACCATCAAGGGCCCCGACGGCGGCTCCATCGCCTTCGAGATCGATCCCTGGAAGAAGCACTGCCTGCTCAACGGCCTCGACGACATCGGCCTGACGATGGAGAAGAAGCCCGTGATCGAGGCCTTCGAGGACGGGCAGAAGGCCGCCCAGCCCTGGCTCTACGCCGGGGCCTGATGCTTGGATACGACGACATGGAGCGGCGGTGACGCAAGAGACAACAATCATCCAGGTCGCGTTGCTGGACGAAGGTGTAGATGTCTGGCGCCCTGTGGAAGCGATCCATCTCGGCGGGGACGCCTACCGGATCTTGGATCAACCCTATGAGTCCGACATCGAGACGTGGCAGTTCACGCCCGGGGCTGAGGTCATTTGCGAGCCGAAGGTTCTTTCCGATGGCGAGGTCCTGGTAGCCGTCGGGAACCGTCAGTAACTGGGACCGTGAGCCGCTGGGGCGAGAGAAGTCTGATCTCGCGATCGTTCGTTCCCCAGGATGGCCTGGGTTAGCGCTGCCCTCCCGAGAAGGGGGCGGCTCCGACGCATGATGGGGAGGATTCCATGGCGTCCAACAAGAAGCTCCTGGTCCTGCCGGGCGACGGCATCGGGCCAGAGGTCATGGCCCAGGTCGGCCGGGTCGCGGACTGGTTCGGCAGCAATCGCGCGATCGGCTTCGACCTCGAGGAGGACCTGGTCGGCGGCGCCGCGATCGACGCCCACGGCACCCCGCTCACCGATACGACCATGGACAAGGCCCTGGCCGCCGACGCCGTGCTGCTGGGCGCGGTCGGCGGGCCCAAGTGGGACGACCTGCCCTTCGAGCAGAAGCCCGAGCGCGGCCTGCTGCGCCTGCGCAAGGAGATGGAGCTCTTCGCCAACCTGCGCCCGGCGCTCTGCTTCGCGCCCCTGGTCGAGGCCTCGACCCTCAAGCCCGAGGTGGTCTCGGGCCTCGACCTCATGATCGTGCGCGAGCTGACCGGCGGGGTCTACTTCGGCGAGCCGCGCGGCATAGAGACCCTGCCCGACGGCCAGCGCCGCGGCGTCAACACCCAGGTCTACACCACGAACGAGATCCGCCGAGTCGCCGCCGTCGCCTTCGAGCTGGCCCGCAAGCGCGCGAACAAGCTCTGCTCGGTCGAGAAGGCCAACGTCATGGAATCCGGCGTGCTCTGGCGCGAAGAGGTAACCAGGCTCCACGGCGAGAGCTACCTCGACGTCGAGCTCAGCCACATGTACGCCGACAACTGCGCCATGCAGCTGGTCCGCGCGCCCAAGCAGTTCGACGTCATCGTCACCGACAACCTCTTCGGCGACATGCTCTCGGATGCCGCGGCCATGCTGACCGGCTCGCTCGGCATGCTGCCCTCGGCCTCCCTGGGCGCCGCCGACGAGACCGGCCGCCGCCGCGCGCTCTACGAGCCGGTGCACGGCTCCGCTCCCGACATCGCCGGCCGCGGCAAGGCCAATCCGCTGGCCTGCGTGCTCAGCTTCGCCATGCTGCTGCGCTATTCCTTCGACCAGGGCGCCGAGGCCGACCTCCTGGAGAACGCGGTCGAGGTCGTCCTCGCCTCCGGCAAGCGCACCCCCGACATCCTCCAGCCCGGCCGCGAGGCGATCTCCACCGAGGCCATGGGCGACGCGGTGCTGGCGGAGCTGGATCGGCTGGGGGGATAGACCGGCGCGGGTCCTATGGCGGCGCCGATTCCTGGCCCCTTCGCTCAGCTCGGCAGGAACCACGGGCCATAGGCCCTGCCCCGGGAAGCGATCGCAGGCCTCCCAGCCCCCTCAATCCCCGGCAAACGCGATCATCCGGCCGGCGATCAGCGCACCCAGCCAGCAGGTCATGGAGAGCGCCGCGGCGCGGGCCAGGGTAGCGCGGCCGGCGCGCCGGAGCCGGGCGCCGTGGCGGAGGTGGAGGGCGAGCGCCGCGCCGGCGCCGAGGGCGACCAGCGCCAGCTTGACCCGGAAGA from Kiloniellales bacterium encodes:
- a CDS encoding TetR/AcrR family transcriptional regulator; the protein is MTDKKKCPGPGRPRGFDPDAAVEIATKLFHERGYDGVGVAELCEAIGVKPPSLYAAFGSKLGLFERAVALYLAEGGRFMAEALSAETGLAETLRGLLLRAAETYTAGDCPPGCLVMDGASRSADPEARDLTAALKRQARSMIRDRIRRDCPREAGALADYVMVALYGLSAAARDGMSRKALRGVAAGFATELTRRLDAAD
- a CDS encoding DUF882 domain-containing protein translates to MLFHETTDSRPVPGRRACLRGLVGLTGGLALGALPLSGSLAAARLPEPRKLSFQSLHTGERLTATYFRDGRYDPLALAEIDELLRDWRSGEVRPMDRALLDQLAALQEALGSGGTFEVISGYRSPTTNGKLAAQSSGVAKRSLHMRGRAIDVRLSDRRLAEVHDAALRLRAGGVGLYTRSDFLHLDTGRVRRWGR
- the leuD gene encoding 3-isopropylmalate dehydratase small subunit, whose amino-acid sequence is MEPFTKLTAVAAPLPMVNVDTDKIIPARYLKTIKRSGLSEGLFRDLRTDADGQPNDFVLNQPAYKGAQILVAGDNFGCGSSREHAPWALLDAGIRCVISTSFADIFYNNCFKNGILPIVVSKEELDKLMDDAERGANATLTVDLEAQTIKGPDGGSIAFEIDPWKKHCLLNGLDDIGLTMEKKPVIEAFEDGQKAAQPWLYAGA
- the leuB gene encoding 3-isopropylmalate dehydrogenase: MASNKKLLVLPGDGIGPEVMAQVGRVADWFGSNRAIGFDLEEDLVGGAAIDAHGTPLTDTTMDKALAADAVLLGAVGGPKWDDLPFEQKPERGLLRLRKEMELFANLRPALCFAPLVEASTLKPEVVSGLDLMIVRELTGGVYFGEPRGIETLPDGQRRGVNTQVYTTNEIRRVAAVAFELARKRANKLCSVEKANVMESGVLWREEVTRLHGESYLDVELSHMYADNCAMQLVRAPKQFDVIVTDNLFGDMLSDAAAMLTGSLGMLPSASLGAADETGRRRALYEPVHGSAPDIAGRGKANPLACVLSFAMLLRYSFDQGAEADLLENAVEVVLASGKRTPDILQPGREAISTEAMGDAVLAELDRLGG